The following is a genomic window from Methanofastidiosum sp..
GCAGTCATAGTTGTTGGAAGTCCTAATGTCTGCCCTATATACTGCACCTTTTGAGTTTTGGCAAACCTTGTGAGGTCTGAGATGTTAATCGCTATAGGTGCCCAGTAAGCTACCATTGCAGTGAGAAATGCTGGCCATACTGCCCATGAAGCAGTTGTAGGTTGCCCAAGTATTGGTCCCCAAGACCCTCCTGCTTCAGTGAATGCCCACCAAAGTAGCCCTATCCCAATTAGCAATAAAATTGGGGCAGATATATCGTTAAGCCATTTTATTCCTGGAGCAGATTTACCAGGTGGCGAGTAATAGCATATCACGACAGTTATTATCCACGAAATGAAGAAGGAGATGACTAAATGAGCTGGAAGATTGAAAAATCCAACTATTCCAGCGATTCCACCATATCCCTCTGGACTCAATGCAACAAAGATTCCATCTAATGCAAAGGCCATTATCATAGTCTGTATACCAAACCACCCTGCGGCCACGACACCCCTTAAAAGGGCCGGAATATTCGCACCAAAAATTCCAAAGCTGCTTCTCAAAAGAACGGGCATTGGTATACCATATTTTGCTCCCGGGAAGGAATTTAATACTAAGGGTATTAGAATTATTAACTGCCCTAATGCTATAGTCCCGATAGATACCACCCAATTAAATCCTGCGGCAATCATACTAGCGGCCAACATCCACGTTGGAACACATACTGACATCCCTACCCAAATTGCAAAGAATTCGTAGTATCTCCATGTTCTTTTCTCTAATGGAACAGGAGCTAAGTCTTTGTTATAAAGTTGAGAATCAGGCAATGTTTCTGTTAGTTCAAATCTGCCTTCCACCTCTCTAACAATTTCTTTCTTGATCATTTTTCACCTCATTTAATCTTTTAAAAACTCTTCAATTTCTTTAACAATGGCCCCTTTGTCAAAATTAGGCATATCAAAGCCGGCACCAATTTCTTTTAATTTAGGAACGCCCCGCTCCTTTATGCCTTCTTGAATCATTTTGATGAATATTCCAGATTCTTTTACTTGGGGATACTCAAGATTGTCTATCTCTGGTTTTCCCCCCCATCTGGGATCTGAACCACTTGACCTTACTCCGCATGAAGGGCTTCCGTCTAGTCCTATAAGGACTATTTTACATCCATCTTTGTATAGCTCCTCTATCTGATCCAAAACCGGCTCTATCGCCGCTCTTGCTACTTTTCTGTACATTGCATTGTCATACTGTTCTCTAACATACCACCATCGTCTCATGCCTGCATAAACAGTCTCTGGGCATGGAAGCTGTAGTATGCCATAGTTGTACTTATGTAAAGAATCTACCAGCTCCTTTATCATGTCTGGAAAGAATGCAAATCCATTTACTTTTGCATTTTGATTAAGGAGGCAGTGGGCCACGACTGCCACCTTTCTCGATCTTTGATCCTTTTCTAACATAGCACCAATACAATATTGGCTTTACAAATAGATATTTTTTGTGAAAAGAATATGTAAAAATATGTAAAATTATCCTAAGAAAAGATCTCTGCCCTTGTGTGTCAGCTCGACAACTTTATTTCTCCCGCTGATAGAGATATTCAAATAATTTGTTTCAATGAGTTTATCGATTCTTTTTT
Proteins encoded in this region:
- a CDS encoding NCS1 family nucleobase:cation symporter-1, whose amino-acid sequence is MIKKEIVREVEGRFELTETLPDSQLYNKDLAPVPLEKRTWRYYEFFAIWVGMSVCVPTWMLAASMIAAGFNWVVSIGTIALGQLIILIPLVLNSFPGAKYGIPMPVLLRSSFGIFGANIPALLRGVVAAGWFGIQTMIMAFALDGIFVALSPEGYGGIAGIVGFFNLPAHLVISFFISWIITVVICYYSPPGKSAPGIKWLNDISAPILLLIGIGLLWWAFTEAGGSWGPILGQPTTASWAVWPAFLTAMVAYWAPIAINISDLTRFAKTQKVQYIGQTLGLPTTMTAYSFIGLAVTSATVLIYGEAIWDPVALMIKTENAFFIFVGLVFIILATLTTNVTANMVAPINDFMHPIPKYLNWERTTILVGLIGIIMQPWRFLADPNAYIWTWLLGYGAFLGPVAGVLIADFWIVQKQRIKLDDLYSRKGYYDFRGKTDYGAIIALLVMAALIIFYATKGLILGSGWPSWLSTGVMVLGILGAIYLDIADKKGINMCGALSLYLGIVLAVGSQLIVPGLGMYTWFIGIIIAFLAYYLLHTYWYGKKFPPLT